One genomic window of Coffea eugenioides isolate CCC68of chromosome 1, Ceug_1.0, whole genome shotgun sequence includes the following:
- the LOC113782708 gene encoding uncharacterized protein LOC113782708 isoform X2: MFLTGIYWQKLEIHYLLHLLELSSISAIFHEDNVEDTNGIGSSESAEFSSQKSNGENFSKLVEPMPKQTTPSLKPAAHRGFMARAKGIPALELYRLAQKKKRKLVLCGHSLGGAVAALATLAILRVFAVSLKEHEKIQVKCITFSQPPVGNAALRDYVHRKGWKHYFKTYCIPEDLVPRILSPAYFHHYNSTQPVKTPSDVGTSLLMSKPGERFEKQKSEKTKDSESEKLVLGLGPVQNSFWRLSRLVPVDSVRRHLFPYGAKKDDSADKSVTVNSSISSTIGNVVVPPQSLEIQEDSDVISLRPLSEPDDEAIGEVKTGKSLGKSSKPDGNKRPWQKIPALPSYVPFGQLYLLGNSSVESLSSAEYSKLTSVRSVISEVRERFQSHSMRSYRARFLRIYELCLNDNETSFLGMEQVQQFSHLQKWLGISAAGTVQLGHIVETPVIHAATSIAPLGWNGIPCDKNADALKVDISGYGLHLCTLVKARVDGKWCSTRVESFPSPPAYAQSHGLQPEIQKMRVLVGPPLRHPPKHQMVEGSLVPIFPSLDSTFDDLKLNQNVSALDEGKFIRPDGLNDFMIFCTTDFSTVSKEVHVRTRRVRLIGLEGAGKTSLLNAILEQGRTTNNSSPENLHIEVDVQEGIAGGLWYSDSAAVNLQNLNEEASGFRNELWKGIRDLSKKTDLIVLVHNLSHRIPRYSHPDSSQQQPALSLLLDEAKSLGIPWLLAITNKFSVSAHQQKAAIGAVVKAYQASPVSSSIINTCPYIMPSAAGASHSWESGATDSDKAALSRKLSFAPINLSWRPFQKKAAVLPVEGVAAFCQLIHHVLRNHEEAAFEELARDRLFVELARARALVAQSNQDARAKANSLTSAAVGASLGAGLGVVLAVVLGAASALRKP; the protein is encoded by the exons GTATCTATTGGCAGAAGCTGGAGATACATTATTTGCTTCATTTGTTGGAACTAAGCAGTATAA gTGCCATATTTCATGAGGATAATGTGGAAGACACTAATGGGATAGGATCCTCTGAGTCAGCTGAGTTTAGCAGTCAGAAGAGCAATGGggagaatttttcaaaacttGTGGAGCCCATGCCTAAGCAGACAACACCTAGCCTTAAACCTGCTGCTCACCGG GGATTTATGGCTCGTGCTAAAGGGATACCTGCACTGGAGTTGTATAGGCTTgctcagaaaaagaaaagaaaacttgtTCTCTGTGGACATTCACTTGGTGGGGCG GTAGCTGCTTTAGCCACACTTGCCATTTTGCGGGTCTTTGCTGTTTCATTAAAAGAACATGAGAAAATTCAAGTGAAGTGTATTACATTCTCCCAGCCTCCTGTAGGAAATGCGGCTTTAAGAGA CTATGTACATAGGAAAGGATGGAAGCACTATTTCAAAACGTACTGTATTCCAGAGGATCTTGTGCCGCGTATTCTATCTCCTGCATATTTTCATCATTACAATAGCACACAACCTGTCAAAACGCCTTCAGATGTTGGAACTTCATTACTGATGTCAAAACCTGGGGAAAGGTTTGAAAagcaaaaatcagaaaaaacaaaagacagtGAAAGCGAAAAGTTGGTTCTGGGTTTGGGGCCTGTGCAGAATTCTTTTTGGCGGCTTTCAAGACTTGTCCCAGTAGATAGTGTTAGAAGACACTTGTTTCCTTATGGAGCAAAGAAAGATGATTCTGCTGACAAATCTGTAACTGTTAATTCCAGTATTTCGTCTACAATTGGCAATGTAGTTGTTCCCCCTCAATCTCTTGAAATACAAGAGGATTCTGATGTCATCTCTCTTCGGCCATTATCTGAGCCCGATGATGAGGCTATTGGTGAagtcaaaactggaaaatcatTGGGCAAAAGTAGTAAACCTGATGGGAACAAGAGACCTTGGCAGAAAATTCCAGCCTTACCTTCATATGTTCCTTTTGGTCAG CTCTATCTATTGGGGAATTCATCAGTGGAATCACTATCTAGCGCAGAATACTCTAAGCTGACATCA GTCAGATCTGTGATTTCTGAAGTGAGGGAAAGATTTCAATCACATTCAATGAGGTCATACAGAGCCAGATTTCTGAG AATATATGAACTCTGCCTGAATGACAATGAGACATCTTTCTTGGGGATGGAGCAAGTCCAACAATTTTCCCATCTGCAGAAATGGTTAGGTATTTCTGCTGCTGGTACAGTTCAGCTTGGGCATATTGTTGAGACCCCAGTTATTCATGCAGCAACTTCAATAGCTCCCCTGGGATGGAATGGTATTCCATGTGATAAGAATGCAGATGCTTTGAAAGTAGATATTTCTGGTTATGGATTACATTTATGCACGTTGGTTAAAGCTCGAGTTGATGGCAAGTG GTGCTCAACCAGAGTGGAATCTTTTCCTTCACCACCAGCTTATGCTCAGAGTCATGGATTACAGCCAGAGATACAGAAGATGAGAGTATTAGTTGGTCCTCCATTGAGACATCCACCAAAGCATCAGATGGTGGAGGGGTCATTAGTGCCCATTTTTCCTTCCCTTGATTCTACTTTTGATgatctcaagttgaatcagaATGTTTCTGCACTTGATGAGGGGAAATTCATTCGCCCTGATGGTTTAAATGATTTTATGATATTCTGCACAACTGATTTTTCTACTGTGTCCAAAGAGGTTCATGTTAGAACCCGTAGAGTACGTCTAATTGGCCTTGAG GGTGCTGGTAAAACTTCGCTCCTAAATGCAATTTTGGAGCAAGGCAGAACTACTAACAATAGTAGTCCTGAAAATTTACATATAGAGGTTGATGTTCAAGAAGGTATTGCTGGTGGATTGTGGTACTCAGATTCAGCAGCAGTAAATTTGCAG AATTTAAATGAGGAGGCATCTGGGTTCAGGAACGAGCTTTGGAAGGGAATTCGCGATCTGAGTAAGAAAACAGATCTCATTGTTCTTGTACATAACCTGTCTCACAGGATACCAAGATATAGCCATCCAGATTCATCGCAGCAACAACCTGCCCTTTCACTTCTTTTGGATGAGGCTAAATCTCTTGGAATACCTTGGCTCCTAGCCATAACAAACAAATTTTCTGTGAGTGCACACCAGCAAAAGGCGGCTATAGGTGCTGTTGTGAAAGCGTACCAGGCATCTCCTGTGTCATCTTCAATTATTAATACATGTCCATATATTATGCCCAGTGCTGCAGGTGCTTCTCACTCTTGGGAATCTGGTGCCACAGATTCTGACAAAGCGGCGCTGTCTCGAAagctttcttttgctcctaTTAATCTTTCATGGAGACCTTTCCAGAAGAAAGCTGCCGTTCTGCCTGTAGAGGGTGTAGCTGCTTTTTGTCAGCTCATTCACCATGTGCTCCGGAACCATGAGGAAGCTGCTTTTGAG GAACTGGCACGAGACAGGCTTTTTGTGGAATTGGCACGTGCACGTGCATTGGTAGCACAGTCAAACCAAGATGCTCGTGCTAAGGCAAACTCTCTCACTTCTGCAGCTGTCGGTGCTTCACTTGGCGCTGGTCTGGGCGTTGTGTTGGCTGTTGTGTTGGGTGCAGCATCTGCATTGCGGAAGCCATGA
- the LOC113763562 gene encoding ras-related protein RABA5b, producing the protein MAEEEFEEYLFKIVVIGDSAVGKSNLLSRFARDEFDHNSKATIGVEFQTQVVEVDGKEIKAQVWDTAGQERFRAVTSAYYRGAVGALIVYDISRKTTFESIKRWLDELNTHCDTTVARMLVGNKCDLEDIRDVSVEEGKSLAEEDGLFFIETSALNSTNVNAAFEIVIREIYNNVSRKTLNSDSYKAELSVNRVSLANGIDLSKQNKSFSSCCSR; encoded by the exons ATGGCCGAAGAAGAATTTGAGGAGTATCTCTTCAAGATTGTAGTGATTGGGGACTCAGCAGTGGGCAAATCCAACTTGCTCTCCCGCTTTGCAAGAGATGAATTTGACCATAATTCCAAGGCCACCATTGGGGTGGAGTTTCAGACCCAGGTGGTTGAAGTTGATGGCAAGGAAATTAAGGCCCAAGTTTGGGACACTGCTGGCCAAGAACGTTTCAGGGCTGTCACTTCTGCTTACTATAGAGGCGCTGTTGGGGCCCTCATTGTCTATGATATCAGCAGGAAAACAACTTTCGAGAGTATCAAACGATGGCTGGATGAGCTCAATA CTCATTGTGATACCACTGTAGCGAGAATGCTGGTTGGGAACAAGTGTGACTTGGAGGACATTAGAGATGTCAGCGTGGAGGAGGGAAAGAGCCTTGCAGAAGAGGACGGATTATTCTTCATTGAGACATCTGCACTAAACTCGACTAATGTAAACGCTGCTTTCGAGATAGTCATCCGAGAGATATACAACAATGTTAGCAGGAAAACTCTCAACTCAGATTCCTACAAAGCTGAATTATCCGTCAATCGTGTCAGCCTGGCAAATGGGATTGACTTATCCaagcaaaacaaaagttttTCCTCTTGCTGCTCCAGATGA
- the LOC113781743 gene encoding cysteine-rich repeat secretory protein 55-like — protein sequence MASFHKLLLLLTALFICTAESAELWSQFCNDNSPINSPQLSANIDSLLAELVSGTVLNGFSTSSYGKAKDQVFGLGQCRGDVSNEDCSSCIKDASKQIRKLCPTQADARIWYDYCFLRYDTEKFFGRVDTSIGIFFYNVENVTDPDSFNKELGNLSDKISSEAVAPGNNGLGRGKKELSPFLTLYELVQCTRDLSQLSCEQCLAIAIGEFPTFCNNKKGCRVLYSSCIVRYELYPFFFPLDPKETLVNMPMKYYHSSTVIKP from the coding sequence ATGGCTTCCTTTCATAAGCTTCTTCTCTTATTAACAGCACTTTTCATCTGCACAGCTGAATCCGCAGAGCTTTGGAGTCAGTTTTGCAATGACAATTCTCCAATAAACAGCCCCCAGTTGTCAGCAAACATCGATAGCTTGTTGGCTGAATTGGTATCAGGAACTGTCCTGAATGGTTTCAGCACCAGCTCCTATGGCAAAGCCAAAGACCAAGTCTTTGGCCTGGGACAATGCAGAGGAGATGTGAGCAACGAAGATTGCTCGAGCTGCATCAAAGATGCATCGAAACAAATTCGCAAACTTTGCCCGACTCAAGCTGATGCTCGAATTTGGTATGATTACTGTTTTCTAAGATATGACACCGAGAAATTCTTCGGGCGCGTTGATACATCAATCGGGATATTCTTCTACAATGTTGAGAATGTAACCGATCCTGACTCTTTCAACAAAGAACTCGGAAATTTGTCGGATAAGATCAGCTCAGAGGCTGTTGCCCCTGGAAACAACGGGCTagggagaggaaagaaagagtTGTCACCATTTTTGACTCTATATGAATTGGTTCAATGCACAAGGGACCTCTCGCAGCTTTCTTGCGAACAGTGCTTGGCCATAGCAATCGGGGAATTCCCCACCTTCTGCAATAACAAGAAAGGATGCCGAGTTCTCTACAGCAGCTGCATCGTCCGTTATGAGTTATATCCGTTTTTCTTCCCTCTCGACCCAAAAGAGACCTTAGTCAATATGCCCATGAAGTACTACCACTCGTCCACAGTTATTAAGCCTTAA
- the LOC113750742 gene encoding cysteine-rich repeat secretory protein 55-like produces MALFRFIFLLFLSSCIFAVLADVSVENCSDNSTIPTAQMSANIDSLVAELASSTSQNRFSIATYGKGTDKVYGLGQCRGDVNSTDCTNCIQDAAKNIRTNCQNQTDAWLWQNDNCILRFDDDQFFGKVDPSSFANLYNNDHPQHPSAFKKQLDALISKVSSEAVVPANEGLGRGKSFSVASNATIYALTQCTRDLSRRSCSDCLNIAIGNFSKFCNNEKTVGCRVLYGSCYVRYEIYPFYYPLDS; encoded by the coding sequence ATGGCTTTGTTTCGCTTTATTTTCTTGCTATTCCTCAGCAGCTGCATTTTTGCAGTCCTTGCAGACGTTAGTGTTGAGAACTGCAGTGACAATTCAACAATACCCACAGCCCAAATGTCCGCAAACATCGATAGCTTGGTGGCTGAACTAGCCTCAAGCACTTCTCAGAATCGTTTCAGCATTGCCACTTATGGCAAAGGTACAGACAAAGTCTACGGCTTGGGACAATGCAGAGGAGACGTGAACAGCACAGATTGCACAAACTGCATTCAAGATGCAGCCAAAAACATTCGCACAAATTGTCAAAACCAGACTGATGCCTGGCTTTGGCAGAATGATAACTGCATCCTAAGGTTTGACGACGACCAATTCTTTGGAAAAGTTGATCCATCTAGCTTTGCCAACTTGTACAATAATGATCATCCACAACATCCCTCTGCTTTCAAGAAACAACTAGATGCTCTTATAAGCAAGGTCAGCTCTGAGGCTGTTGTGCCTGCAAATGAAGGGCTTGGCAGGGGAAAGAGTTTTAGTGTCGCATCTAATGCTACTATTTATGCCTTGACCCAGTGCACCAGGGATTTGTCCCGACGTTCTTGCTCCGATTGTCTGAATATAGCCATTGGCAACTTCTCCAAATTCTGCAACAATGAGAAAACTGTTGGATGTCGAGTCCTATATGGCAGCTGCTATGTTCGTTATGAAATTTATCCGTTTTACTATCCTCTTGATTCGTAA
- the LOC113750646 gene encoding asparagine--tRNA ligase, cytoplasmic 2, with amino-acid sequence MESENAEKLNLFKYSKRVILKDIVGRDDGGAGLLGRRVVIGGWVKSSREIKKDPPSMVDTDAVGPKDASCVELMQSRIPFLRSILKVLGGGDHRIRDKLDSVTPKPPQPSISVLQISDGSCVRTLQVAVDSALASPSQIMPTGTSILAKGILQQPYLPGKHVVELKVEQLLHVGIVDPDSRYPLSRKRLPLEMLRDRSHIRPRTTTVASITRINNALTQATHTFFQNHGFLYVQVPIITSLDTGGFSKKFQVTTLFNKETVQGQNIVDNTAGVSLDNIKASIKEKNRLVEELKRSESNKEALVAAVQDLRKTNELVAQLEAREKAKSETSLRTEKLNFSEDFFSRPAYLTVSGRLHLESYACALGSVYTFGPRFQAEESEYSKRLLAEMWMVELEMAFSELEDAMDCAGDLLKYMCKWISDHCPDDQKFLSKRIDQTLVDRLQSIVSGSFEKITYAEAVEILKQVPGKKFEAKPEYGFTLTEEHESYLADEFYKRPVIIYNQPKEIKPFYVRLNDDGKTVAAFDVILPKVGAVIRGSQNEERFDWLSPRMKELGLTNREYEWYLDLRRQGTVKHSGFSVALDSLVLYATGLNDIKDVVPFPRIYGNGNH; translated from the exons ATGGAATCAGAAAATGCCGAGAAGCTGAACCTTTTCAAGTACTCTAAACGGGTCATCTTGAAAGATATTGTCGGCAGGGATGATGGAGGAGCGGGGCTGCTTGGACGGAGAGTAGTCATTGGTGGATGGGTTAAGTCCTCTAGGGAGATTAAGAAAGACCCTCCTAGTATGGTAGATACTGATGCCGTTGGACCCAAAGATGCGAGTTGTGTGGAACTTATGCAGTCTAGGATACCTTTTCTCAGGTCCATTCTTAAGGTTTTAGGTGGCGGAGATCATCGGATTCGTGACAAGTTGGATTCTGTAACTCCTAAACCACCGCAACCTTCAATTTCCGTTCTGCAAATTAGTGATGGATCTTGTGTACGAACTCTTCAG GTTGCGGTGGACTCAGCTTTAGCTTCTCCAAGCCAAATCATGCCTACTGGAACTAGCATACTAGCAAAAGGTATATTGCAGCAGCCATATTTGCCGGGGAAGCATGTCGTTGAGCTCAAAGTCGAGCAACTTCTACATGTGGGGATTGTTGATCCGGACAGCAGGTATCCTTTGTCCAGGAAACGTTTGCCCCTGGAAATGTTAAGAGATCGTTCCCACATTCGGCCTCGGACAACTACG GTTGCATCTATAACACGAATCAATAATGCTCTCACTCAAGCAACTCATACCTTCTTCCAGAATCATGGGTTTCTTTACGTGCAAGTGCCCATAATTACATCCTTGGACACTGGAGGATTTAGCAAGAAATTTCAAGTGACAACTCTTTTTAACAAAGAAACAGTACAGGGCCAAAATATTGTGGATAATACTGCCGGTGTCAGCCTTGATAATATCAAGGCTTCTATCAAGGAAAAAAACAGACTAGTTGAAGAACTGAAGAGGAGTGAAAGCAATAAGGAAGCTCTAGTTGCTGCAGTCCAGGATCTGAGAAAAACAAATGAACTTGTGGCACAGTTGGAAGCAAGAGAGAAGGCAAAATCTGAAACATCACTAAGAACAGAGAAGCTCAATTTCTCTGAAGATTTTTTCTCTCGCCCGGCATATCTCACAGTTTCAGGTCGCCTTCATTTAGAAAGCTATGCGTGTGCCCTTGGAAGTGTTTACACATTTGGACCTAGATTTCAAGCTGAAGAGTCGGAATATTCCAAGAGGTTATTAGCTGAAATGTGGATGGTTGAGCTCGAAATGGCTTTCTCGGAACTGGAA GATGCCATGGACTGTGCAGGTGACTTGTTGAAATACATGTGCAAATGGATTTCGGATCATTGTCCTGATGACCAAAAATTTTTATCAAAGAGAATTGACCAAACTCTTGTAGATCGCCTCCAATCAATTGTTTCAGGCTCATTTGAAAAGATAACATACGCCGAAGCAGTCGAAATTTTGAAACAG GTGCCGGGTAAGAAATTTGAAGCCAAACCAGAATATGGTTTTACTTTAACTGAAGAACATGAAAG TTATCTTGCAGACGAGTTCTATAAAAGGCCTGTTATTATCTACAACCaaccaaaagaaattaagcctTTCTATGTGCGCCTAAATGATGATGGGAAAACAGTTGCTGCATTTGATGTTATTTTACCAAAG GTTGGAGCGGTGATACGAGGAAGCCAAAATGAGGAACGCTTCGATTGGTTAAGCCCAAG GATGAAAGAACTGGGCTTGACGAACCGAGAATACGAGTGGTACTTGGATCTTCGCAGACAGGGAACAGTCAAACATTCTGGCTTCAGTGTGGCGCTCGACTCATTAGTTCTTTATGCTACTGGCCTCAATGATATCAAAGACGTTGTTCCTTTCCCCAGAATCTATGGCAACGGCAATCACTAA
- the LOC113764844 gene encoding uncharacterized protein LOC113764844 isoform X1: MAKTKYPSLLLLLIILFCTELLLVLQVTGVAGSRTPILARSNHLKATQMSSSQQELQFQTGGKGRMYKNSKRLMIGSVAPTCTYNECRGCKYKCSAEQVPVEGNDPIHSAYHYKCVCHR; the protein is encoded by the exons ATGGCAAAGACTAAGTATCCCTCCTTGCTGTTGCTCCTCATCATTCTGTTCTGTACAGAACTACTACTAGTCCTGCAAG TTACAGGTGTAGCAGGGTCAAGAACTCCAATATTGGCTCGCTCTAATCATTTGAAGGCCACCCAAATGTCTTCTTCCCAACAGGAATTGCAGTTTCAG ACTGGTGGCAAAGGAAGGATGTACAAGAATTCAAAAAGATTGATGATAGGATCGGTGGCGCCAACCTGCACGTACAACGAATGCAGAGGGTGCAAGTACAAGTGTAGTGCTGAGCAAGTTCCAGTGGAGGGGAACGACCCAATCCACAGTGCATACCACTACAAATGTGTTTGCCATAGGTAA
- the LOC113764844 gene encoding uncharacterized protein LOC113764844 isoform X2, translating to MAKTKYPSLLLLLIILFCTELLLVLQGVAGSRTPILARSNHLKATQMSSSQQELQFQTGGKGRMYKNSKRLMIGSVAPTCTYNECRGCKYKCSAEQVPVEGNDPIHSAYHYKCVCHR from the exons ATGGCAAAGACTAAGTATCCCTCCTTGCTGTTGCTCCTCATCATTCTGTTCTGTACAGAACTACTACTAGTCCTGCAAG GTGTAGCAGGGTCAAGAACTCCAATATTGGCTCGCTCTAATCATTTGAAGGCCACCCAAATGTCTTCTTCCCAACAGGAATTGCAGTTTCAG ACTGGTGGCAAAGGAAGGATGTACAAGAATTCAAAAAGATTGATGATAGGATCGGTGGCGCCAACCTGCACGTACAACGAATGCAGAGGGTGCAAGTACAAGTGTAGTGCTGAGCAAGTTCCAGTGGAGGGGAACGACCCAATCCACAGTGCATACCACTACAAATGTGTTTGCCATAGGTAA
- the LOC113750409 gene encoding dCTP pyrophosphatase 1-like codes for MTGLKEGGERVTLDLLTKKMDDFARERDWERFHSPRNLLLALVGEMGELSEIFQWKGEVPKGLPNWKDEEKQHLGEELSDVLLYLVRLSDVCGVDLGKAALRKVELNALKYPVNGDGGSKK; via the exons ATGACAGGGCTTAAGGAAGGAGGGGAGCGGGTGACTCTTGATCTTCTCACGAAGAAAATGGACGACTTTGCTAGGGAAAGAGATTGGGAACGTTTCCACAGCCCCAGAAATCTTCTCCTGGCTTTG GTTGGAGAAATGGGGGAACTTTCTGAGATATTCCAGTGGAAAGGAGAGGTGCCAAAGGGACTACCAAACTGGAAAGATGAAGAGAAACAACACCTGGGGGAGGAGCTTTCAGACGTGTTACTCTACCTCGTTAGACTCTCAGATGTCTGTGGGGTTGACCTTGGTAAAGCCGCCCTTAGGAAAGTGGAACTTAATGCCCTCAAATATCCGGTGAATGGTGACGGTGGCTCTAAGAAGTAG
- the LOC113748648 gene encoding ylmG homolog protein 1-2, chloroplastic-like, producing MASQSIVLQNPAVLSPYISTAVISPPLPRKHPNIISCRQLTCTAVSAPNAHRSTGPTLPLLRVVSVPPSEKPKTIASSSSAPVHHNPSTDKSQNKNSPPPQSSSSLLLTTSTRTATTLLVIALAASKLLAGRIQAICGLLPQVEPLIYSSAGPAFFAAIGEYPTTVRLDTPFAILAGGMAKWLDIYVGVLSLRCLLTWFPNIPWDKQPLSAIRDLSDPYLSLFRSVIPPVFDSLDLSPLVAFTVLGTIGTILRRF from the coding sequence ATGGCCTCCCAAAGCATAGTCCTCCAAAACCCTGCCGTCCTCTCTCCATATATCTCCACAGCCGTGATCTCTCCTCCGTTGCCAAGAAAACATCCAAACATAATATCTTGCCGCCAACTAACTTGTACGGCAGTTTCTGCCCCCAACGCCCACCGCTCAACCGGTCCTACGCTGCCGCTGCTGCGGGTTGTCTCCGTTCCTCCAAGTGAAAAGCCAAAAACGATCGCTTCTTCCTCTTCGGCGCCCGTCCACCATAACCCATCCACCGACAAATCTCAGAACAAAAACTCGCCCCCTCCTCAATCGTCGTCCAGTTTACTCCTCACCACTTCAACTCGGACCGCCACTACGCTCTTGGTAATCGCTCTAGCAGCCTCAAAATTATTGGCCGGCAGAATTCAGGCCATTTGTGGCCTCTTACCACAAGTAGAACCCTTAATTTACTCCTCAGCGGGTCCTGCTTTCTTCGCAGCAATCGGCGAATATCCCACTACCGTAAGATTAGACACCCCATTCGCTATCCTCGCAGGTGGGATGGCAAAGTGGCTTGACATCTACGTTGGGGTATTGTCGCTGAGATGTTTGCTCACCTGGTTCCCCAATATACCTTGGGATAAGCAGCCTTTATCGGCTATTAGGGACCTGTCTGATCCATATTTAAGCCTTTTCCGGAGTGTAATTCCGCCGGTTTTCGATTCCTTGGATCTTAGTCCGCTCGTGGCTTTCACCGTCTTGGGGACCATTGGCACGATTTTGAGGCGGTTTTGA
- the LOC113761724 gene encoding ylmG homolog protein 1-2, chloroplastic-like, whose product MASSLIASQTLILRKPTVISPNNLTAAYPLRLSVSLANPKRPAMITASSSTLLSNSSAKTSGYQNSALSLLTGSTRTVTTLLALTLTASKLLADKVLNLGLQLKGFHGRPEPLVHSAGPAFFAAIRDASTGTLNTPFTVVAAGMAKWLDIYSGVLMVRVLLSWFPNIPWDRQPLSAIRDLCDPYLNLFRNIIPPIFDTLDISPLLAFAVLGTLGSILKSSKGF is encoded by the coding sequence ATGGCTTCTTCCCTCATAGCCTCACAGACCTTAATCCTCCGAAAACCTACCGTTATTTCTCCGAACAACCTTACCGCTGCCTATCCTCTGAGGCTTTCCGTCTCCCTCGCAAACCCTAAAAGGCCGGCAATGATTACCGCTTCCTCGTCGACCCTCCTCAGTAACTCATCTGCCAAAACCTCTGGTTACCAGAACTCCGCTCTATCGTTGCTCACAGGTTCAACTCGGACAGTGACTACGCTGTTGGCTCTCACTCTAACGGCCTCCAAGCTGTTGGCCGACAAGGTTCTCAATCTGGGCCTGCAATTGAAGGGCTTTCATGGCCGGCCGGAGCCTTTAGTCCACTCCGCCGGCCCGGCTTTTTTCGCCGCAATTCGGGATGCTTCCACTGGAACTTTGAACACGCCGTTCACCGTGGTTGCAGCCGGGATGGCAAAATGGCTGGATATATACAGCGGGGTTTTGATGGTTAGGGTTTTGCTGAGCTGGTTCCCCAATATACCTTGGGATAGGCAGCCCTTGTCTGCAATTAGGGACCTGTGTGATCCGTATTTGAATCTTTTCCGGAATATAATCCCTCCGATCTTCGATACCTTAGATATCAGTCCGTTGTTGGCTTTTGCCGTTTTGGGGACGCTGGGCTCCATTTTGAAAAGCAGCAAAGGATTTTGA
- the LOC113761715 gene encoding embryonic stem cell-specific 5-hydroxymethylcytosine-binding protein yields MCGRARCTLRPDDIPRACHLNGRRIRHVDMNRCRPAYNASPGFNLPVVRREDGQGGDGVGQAQLEQGAVVQCMKWGLIPSFTKKTEKPDHFKMFNARSESIREKASFRRLLPNNRCLVAVEGFYEWKKDGSKKQPYYIYFMDGRPLVFAALFDSWKNSEGEVFYTFTIVTTSSSSTLEWLHDRMPVILRNKEATEMWLNGPSSSDFDTILKPYGESDLVWHPVTTAMGKLSFDGPECISEIQLKRDESKTISQFFSKKGANSQADSKTENRTIKGEPMGLQEESEADDLTNHQHVTKSAENDSKPDFSNLSRDEALHIPVKREYEVCSSDTKHTDDESEKLHESPVTKKVRGASEETMVKLEEQTQKTSPTKTHKPGASSVRKKASSSGDKQPTLFSYFGKC; encoded by the exons ATGTGTGGAAGGGCTCGCTGTACTCTGAGGCCGGATGATATTCCCAGAGCTTGTCACCTCAACGGCCGTCGGATTCGTCATGTAGACATGAATAG gtGTCGGCCGGCGTATAATGCCTCGCCTGGTTTTAATTTGCCGGTCGTCAGGAGAGAAGATGGCCAGGGCGGAGATGGGGTTGGTCAGGCCCAACTAGAGCAAGGAGCTGTAGTTCAGTGTATGAAATGGGGGCTTATTCCTAGCTTTACCAAGAAAACCGAAAAGCCTGATCACTTCAAGATG TTTAATGCTCGGAGTGAGTCAATAAGAGAGAAGGCTTCTTTTCGCCGTCTTCTTCCTAACAATAGGTGCTTGGTTGCTGTTGAAGG ATTCTATGAGTGGAAAAAAGATGGTTCAAAGAAGCAACCTTACTACATATATTTCATGGATGGGAGGCCCCTAGTTTTTGCTGCTCTTTTTGATTCTTGGAAAAATTCAGAAG GTGAGGTCTTTTATACGTTCACAATAGTTACAACTTCATCATCATCCACTTTGGAATGGCTGCATG ACAGGATGCCTGTGATTTTGAGAAACAAGGAAGCAACAGAAATGTGGTTAAATGGTCCTTCATCATCTGATTTTGATACAATACTGAAACCGTATGGAGAATCAGATCTG GTATGGCATCCCGTAACAACTGCTATGGGTAAACTTTCTTTTGATGGCCCAGAATGCATTAGTGAG ATACAACTGAAGAGAGATGAGAGCAAAACCATCTCACAgtttttctccaagaaaggAGCAAACAGTCAAGCAGACTCGAAAACTGAAAACAGAACAATAAAGGGAGAACCAATGGGCTTGCAGGAGGAATCTGAAGCTGATGATTTAACCAACCATCAACATGTCACCAAATCAGCTGAGAATGACAGTAAACCTGATTTTTCCAATCTTTCTCGTGATGAGGCTCTACATATTCCAGTAAAGCGGGAATACGAAGTATGTTCGAGTGATACAAAACACACTGATGATGAAAGTGAGAAGCTACATGAAAGTCCGGTAACAAAAAAGGTTAGgggtgcaagtgaagaaacaatGGTGAAACTTGAGGAACAAACTCAGAAAACATCTCCTACCAAAACTCATAAGCCAGGTGCGAGTTCAGTGAGAAAGAAAGCTTCTAGCTCCGGTGACAAACAACCAACATTATTTTCTTACTTTGGGAAGTGCTAG